In Coffea eugenioides isolate CCC68of chromosome 4, Ceug_1.0, whole genome shotgun sequence, the genomic stretch aaatatCTAATTGTCTACTTGCCCAAATCATGTACAATCATCCAAGAAAATCGTAGTCTTCTTTGATGTTGTCATCCCCTATTTTatgttttttccttttaaaatttagaatgatgcacctttttttttttttaatgtaagtgAGAGAGTTTGAATTCGAAATCTCTTATTTACACTCCTTTCTCCCAAATTATCCGACTCACCCCTCCCCGAAAAGATGTACTATTTGAATATATTTATTGCAGCATAATTGTGTCTTTTAAGTATGGAGATTTCATGATATAGCCACAAGTCAAAGGAGTAGGAGGACATAATTTTCAACAACTCAAAATATGTAAATCCATATAGTTTACCAAATTCTGTCATATTGATTCTTGACGAAATTGTAGAAAAAACGGAAGTGAAAGAAGAAGTCCTAACGGAGGAACTACTATTTGGACTGAACCGGTTTTTTACTGATCTCGAAAAGAATTATGCGTATtctgcaaaataaaaaaaagcagCAAATATAACAAGCCCAAGGTTTTAATAAAATATTGGCATCATAAACAGATTACAATGCATCTCTTCAgatacaaaattttcaaattagcATAGTAAAACAAGTAATGAGCATAAACACTTTGGCAGCCATCGTTCGAATAATTAATACTAGTTGACTTTCATTGATAGTAGCTAAGTTCAGTTAGCCAATACAGCCAATACAAGTTGGCTCAATTGATAAGAACGGATCATTTTTTCATAAGAAAATTATGTATTTGAATCCTGTTATTGACATAAGCATTATGTTAGTGGACAATCTGTCCGAGTGTTGTCTTTTGATCCCTGGTGGTGACAGAAGCCGAATCCgttcaaattttttcttaatgaaaaaaaaaagttaagttGAGTCCTCTTGGTATACAACACTTTTTTAAGGATAGTAAAACATGCAAAGAACATTAATtagtgtgtactttattacTTAATTAATGATTGAACAACTAATACTAGTTGACTTACATTAAGGGTCCgcttgtttcgggtgaaaatgttttccagcaaaatattttcctaatttcccgtgtttggttgcacaaaagttactgaaaacattttcctatgtaaaatattttcactcatcttatgaaaaacaacttcccttccaaacttactgaagttgttttccgaaatgcatgcatcccgcctatagtatgttccaaacttattgAAAACATattgtagtatgttctttttttttttttttagtgtaaacaggaggactcgaacccaagacctctttcttacactccctcccccgtaccacccaaccctcctcctagtatattcaaaataaaaaaaaacctcatcctgctcatcctatgctagtaattaattatgtataatagggacattcttttctagagaaactttcagcagtgaaagtgcaagatatatgtcacaataagcattgcatgtgattgatatttgacactaaatggccagcaatttgtttattgcttaaggagatattttttattcatatatacatttctccaagattttttaaagttaaacaatgagataaattttcttattttgcatgggaagaaatatgtagttataatgtgtagaaagtaaagatagagataaaagtgaaaatattttaaaagttaaacaaacaccagaaaaatgaagtaagaaaatattttcaataaactaaccaaacacctgaaaatgatgaaagggaaatgattttcatgaaaaattacttccacggaaaatattttcccaaggaaaacattttacttccaaccaaacagaccctaatAGTACTTCAATTTCATGTCTGAGCTTAATATTTAAACCCACGTGATtacaattgacttgatttttttttctgacaAGAGGAGGAATATCCCAATAGTCTTGCCAAAGCCCCCACAGCCACCGCCGGCGCCGCCACCAACGGGATCAGTATCGTTAAAGATCACTGTTTCAAATGATCTACTTCAAGCATTTGGGCCAGAGATTGAGCGAGCCTCGCTAGACAAAGTTACCGGCTGGTTTGAAGTAACACCCGAATGTGGTCAAGTACTTAATTATTGACTGTTAACACTCATCACTGATTTTGTCATCCATGATTTTACTGTTGTTTCTTTGCCCCTTGATTCAACGTAAGGGATCTAGACTTGAATACTAGACTTGATGCTCCAACTGATGTGATTATTATGGGTCACTTGTTTAGCTTTTATTgctaaacataaaaaaaaaaactgcacaatttttaaaactaaataaaGATATGTGGGCTGGGCTTTTATTGGTATTATTTACAAGTTCATAACATTTTAATTTCAGACCTATATTTTAGGCCTAAATCCAGCCCAACCCATTTATGTTACTTGTCGAACCCATTATTTCTTGGGCAAATCAGTTTGAGCTTGGGTCAATCCAATCCAGGGTTATACAGTAAAATCCAGATGCACACATGATTATACATAAGTTTTTGACTATGTATTAACACAAATCTTTTGACATCCTGGATCAGCTCAAAACAGTACAAATCAACCAGGCTGACTTTTCAGACAAACAAGATCCGAAGATCTTGACTTCTAAAAAATTCACAATATAAAGAAAAGAATCTCAGTCAAGAAACTTCACATGCTAGTTTTCAGAATTTGTATTTAACTAAGGATAATCTTGATGAATTAGGCCATGGAACTTGAATGATGACCATTTGATCATTATAGCTGAACTCCACATCAATTCCATCAATCATGCAAGATATAGGTTTCTCTGATGCAAAAACTCTCATTTCTCCACTTCCCCTGACTCCTATACTCACTGAACTTTTGTCATCATCATCATATATCAGAGACTCCACAGCACCACCAGAATTGAGCATATTTACCAGTCCAATGGGAGCAAATTGGACCAATTTTTTGGTCAAGACAGTCACAGGAGAAACAATCATTAGCTCATATTCAAATGGCTTCAGAGAGATTCCCATATTATCTGACAACTTCAATAACTTCAACCTTTTCTCCCGTTGCATATAGATTGCAAACAGTTCCACCCCTTTTAGAGAAATTGGATTCCTTCCATTGCTCCATTCAATATCTTCAGGACTTGCCAAACAGGTAACAGGAACAGAAAATTCACTCGCACTTTTGTTTCTCCTAGTTACAGGGCACCATCCCCCTCCTTGACAGTTAAATGCTCCAAGAACTCCTGTAAACTGCAAAAATGCATCCAAGAGCCACAGTAAAATGACAGGAATTGAACTCCTAATCAGAGGGTAATGATATATCGTATATGTGGAATCTGCATGTCTAAACGTTAATAATTGATAAGCACAGTCGATAAGCATTATTGTTACTGTATATTTAGACAAGGTTAACCCTCATTGACAGCACAAAAATGTTCATAATTCAAAGGGAGGATGAAAGAATTAATCCAAAATTCTTACCTTGTTAAGATTCCAAATTTTGAGCATAGTTTTTCCATCATGTAGAGGGTCTTCAAAGAGGCAGTCTCTGGTGGGTAGAGCATAGTGTTGACACCTTAGGATGGAGCCATCAGGTAAAACTAGGCTTTTAAGCAGCTGAAAGTTGTGTTTTCCGACAGAATCACTAACATAGATTGGTCCTCCAGAGATGGCTCTAGAGGCAGCATGAAATTCTGCACATGGATGAGTGGATTGGAACATGTCCCAATCAGGTTGTATGAAATTTCCCATCCATAGGCTATTGTAAGCACAGTGCACCATGTGACACCCTTGAAGCCAAAATGTACCATTAGGATCTCCAGATGGATCAGTACACCAGAAGTCATCCCCTGAATGTAGGAATGGCACAAAATTAATCTACATATAGCATTAGTGGTAAATAGACAGCAAGATCATGAACTCAATTATAGAAGGCAAGATTAACCATCAAGAAGGAGAACAGCAAAAAAATTCTATCATCTAATATTTTCAATGAAGAATATATTATAAAGGTCTTTTTTCCCTTGTATGATTTAGCATTCCCACAATTCTTTGAATATGATACATTAGAAGGGTTGTCGTAAAAATTTTTGAGAAACAAAAGTTCCTAAGTTTCAAAATGGTCTAAATAAAAGGTCAAAAGAAAATAGAATAGTAGTTAAAAGCAACCTTTAGCTTCGAAAATGTTAAAATCTACTTACTTAGGCAAtgaagtataaaaaaaaaagtccttAATTGACATTCTCTAATTTATTAATTTGGCTAAATAGAAGAACATAAATAGATGTGAGAATAATATATTATTCAGGTTAGCTAGCTTACCAACACGTCCAAGAGCTATAGCCTCTGTTCCAAGATAAAAGAAATCATTGCAGTGCTCCATGCTAGCAATCACACCATTGCCTTTAAAATGCTTTCTCACTGAAGCTGTTAAGGCTTTATAGTAAGCTTTAGCAAGCTCAACTCGACCTCCAAATTCCTCACATAGCATCTCTAGCAACTGCAAAACCAATAGAATGGTTCTGCACTTTTAATACTATATTAATCTTACTTTTCTATTAAGCCCGTTGTTTTACAAGCCATGTTGACATACACAAAGGATCTATGTCCCCCAAGCTCCTAAAAATACTAGCATTTAATTTGTCTATATATAGCAAAACTTAATTTGTCTATATATAGCAAAACTCAATTTTTTTCCATTATTGAATAAATGAATTTTCTCCTTTGAAGTATTCTCCTTCCATTTTTCACTAGATCTTTCTACTACTTCCATTTTGTCTTTACATGGGGTCTAAGTCtagttttcctttcattttcctATTAAATCTGATTTGGAAAAGAGCAATCGTTTACGCTACATAACAGCAACAGGGTGAGCTAATCATATTTGTTATCAATTACAGTCGGTGCCCTCTACATTATCAACAACATGTCATAATAGAAGACCTAAAGATAGTAATCCATGCAAGAAGATTATGAGCCAGCCAATTGTAAACATCCCTGCAAATATATGTAGACCACTATGATCCAAAAGGATAAAAATGGAATAAAGGCATTATCTTAAAAGGTTCATAACTTACATGTATCACATCTACCTTGACCCCATCAATGCCAGCAGATTCAAGATGTGAATGCAAGCCTTCATACATCTCCTGAACTTTTTCTGGTGGGACCAGTCCAACTCCATTGTTGACAATTTTGTCCACGGCCAAATCTTCCATAGTCATCTGCAATCCCTGTGACAGTTTAGGACTAATGACCCTAGACTCAGGCATGCTTGGGACATTAGGTCTAATCCCACCCCAGTATCCACACAGTGCATGCCAAACGTAAACATGCTCTACACTCCTAAACTCCTCCTTAAGATCACTAACAAATGCAACCATGCCCTTATCACAGGGTACCCTAGAACTTGTATAGTCTCtaaatttgtaattttcttcaaattttactAACCTACAAGGCATTTGTTCACCAGCTGAAGTCCTATTCATGCCTTTTTGGtcattaacatcatcatcatcatgaCAAATGGATTGCCATCCATCATCTATTAGGACCATTCCTGGAGGGCACCCACCCTCCACTAGGGATTTTACCCCTTCCCAAACCCCTTTTGGGGTTACCTTAAGATAAAAGGCATCCCATGTGCACCAACCAAATTTATCAACTATATCTGGTGGACGCTTCTCCTCAAGAAGCTTAAAGGTCCCTAGATGGACCTTGATCACCTTCATTGCCTCCTTCACTAGCTGAAATGGATCGTCTCCAACGTGCATGTACAGACTACTGCAAAAACGCGATCTGCAAACTTTGCTTGATCCACTCTCCAAGCAAATATCCAAGTAATCCTCCATGCCAGGCTGCAATGAAGCTCTAAACGGTCCTTCAAGAATTGGAAGGAGAAGAACATAGGGGCGGCCATTGTCTGATTTATCAAGAATCATCATTTGTGTCTCATGTTCGACATCCTTACTAGAATTTCCAACCCATTGAGTGGTCCACCAGACTTTAAATCTAAATATGCTCATGAATCTTATGTTCTTGAGCTTACCAAGAGGGACTACATGGCGGCTTTTTGGTTCTATAGCATCAAAGCCAATAAAACTGCCGACCATTTTTCTGGTTAAGTCTTTGGAGAAAAATGGAGATGGTGTGGCAACAATGTTGGCAGGGACTTCAGTTAGAATTGGATGACCATTGGCTAGAAACTGTGTCCCTTCAAGAGCGATTGACGAGGGTttttgatcatcttcaaccccCATTACTTCAGAGGCACCTTTGCTCAAGCTAGGAGCCATAACTGTTAAGGAATCAAGGAACTGGTTTTGAGTATACAAGTAGGAAAGTAGAAAAGAAAGGAGCTATTTAAATTCTTTGAAATGAAATGTTGTAATCAATGCAGGACTGGAGAGGGTTTATATAGACATTTGAGGGGGGAAATCGAATCTAGAGGTATGTGATAAAGTATGAGAAAATAATTTCTCAAGGCATGGTTGTGGTATATTGATTTGTGGGAACAACCTACAAGTTGGCTACAGTGAGATTTGCTTTCATGGCCATAGGGCCTTCCAGTGGCTAAGCCAACACCGTAGCGTGAGATTGACGGTCATTTTGGCGGTTAGAATAAAGTTAGTAGGACCAATTGAATTAGTATAATACTATGTACCCAAGAAAATACAtttttggattgccattttttcctcaaaacatttttacatttttcttgAACACCATTTCAATTACCTTTTATATTACATACATCAAATTACTGcagcatattttttttaaaaaaaaaatctctaaaaAATAGTAATCCAAACGgtatattaatttttctttttacttttttaccaacaaaacaagaagaagataTTTAAATAGTGGAAAGCATGTGACTACAATATGTTAATATGCTTTTGAATAAACCAAGTCACTTAGGCTAATCCTCATTTCAGAAGAACATCTATAGTTGATCTCAGAGGATAGTTTGGcctagaaaaggaaaataaatctcaACCATACAAGACCAAAATGCTCTTGgttattgaaaaattttacttacTTATCTATCCTACACGTAATCCAATTCCTGCACTAGCCTATTTTGGGAGGGCTCAACTGGTTGCTGGTTACTTTCTTGAGGCTTCTGGCTACTTTTATTTTACTATCTTTCTAGCCATAATCTTGAGGCTTCTGGTTACTTTTATCTTATCTTTCTTGGAATATGGAAACATCtcaaaaaaggaaggaaaaaaaaaaacaatgctGCATGCTTTTTGTCTTATCACTTCTTGGCCATGCCAAAATTGCTTGGCTCCAAAAGAAATTGCTGACTATCTTGACCAGTGAACTCATTATCAATGGGACCTCTCCAGACGTCTTCTAACACTTTAGTTTGTTTTCTCCAACCATACGTTGTGGTTCTTTCTCGAGCTTTCATTCCTCTTCTGGACGTTTCGTGCTACTTCACCAACCTGATTAAAGACTCAAAGTTGGCAGACAACGAATATATTTCTCTGTTTACTACTATGAAGACAGTGAAAAGGAGCTAAAACAGCAACATGGTAAGGAGCAAAAC encodes the following:
- the LOC113769576 gene encoding galactinol--sucrose galactosyltransferase-like; the protein is MAPSLSKGASEVMGVEDDQKPSSIALEGTQFLANGHPILTEVPANIVATPSPFFSKDLTRKMVGSFIGFDAIEPKSRHVVPLGKLKNIRFMSIFRFKVWWTTQWVGNSSKDVEHETQMMILDKSDNGRPYVLLLPILEGPFRASLQPGMEDYLDICLESGSSKVCRSRFCSSLYMHVGDDPFQLVKEAMKVIKVHLGTFKLLEEKRPPDIVDKFGWCTWDAFYLKVTPKGVWEGVKSLVEGGCPPGMVLIDDGWQSICHDDDDVNDQKGMNRTSAGEQMPCRLVKFEENYKFRDYTSSRVPCDKGMVAFVSDLKEEFRSVEHVYVWHALCGYWGGIRPNVPSMPESRVISPKLSQGLQMTMEDLAVDKIVNNGVGLVPPEKVQEMYEGLHSHLESAGIDGVKVDVIHLLEMLCEEFGGRVELAKAYYKALTASVRKHFKGNGVIASMEHCNDFFYLGTEAIALGRVGDDFWCTDPSGDPNGTFWLQGCHMVHCAYNSLWMGNFIQPDWDMFQSTHPCAEFHAASRAISGGPIYVSDSVGKHNFQLLKSLVLPDGSILRCQHYALPTRDCLFEDPLHDGKTMLKIWNLNKFTGVLGAFNCQGGGWCPVTRRNKSASEFSVPVTCLASPEDIEWSNGRNPISLKGVELFAIYMQREKRLKLLKLSDNMGISLKPFEYELMIVSPVTVLTKKLVQFAPIGLVNMLNSGGAVESLIYDDDDKSSVSIGVRGSGEMRVFASEKPISCMIDGIDVEFSYNDQMVIIQVPWPNSSRLSLVKYKF